From a single Dendropsophus ebraccatus isolate aDenEbr1 chromosome 8, aDenEbr1.pat, whole genome shotgun sequence genomic region:
- the LOC138798529 gene encoding solute carrier family 2, facilitated glucose transporter member 9-like isoform X2 produces the protein MLYGYNLAVVNSPSEHIKAFYNATWIQRYGESLESSPLTILYALTVSVFALGGMLGSLLVGVLVSRFGRKGTIIKSSPLVFIAGTLMGSSRILGSPEMVIIGRFITGIHSGISLSVVPMYLGEISPKNLRGFLGLMPSIFICLGVFTAQVLGLPELLGQDESWPLFLSLVVIPTFIQVSMLPFFPESPRYLLIDKSNVHATIAALRCFRGEFDVQDVIEEMHEEQHSLTSVETVSVCELLLDRTLFWQTLSVIVINMGMQLSGIDAIWFYTNSIFENAGVPLAEIPYTTVGTGAIEIIAGLVGCFTVEKLGRRPLIIGGFSFMGFCCAGITVALVFQARIAWMRYASVIFVIGIIAGFCIGPAGLPFIMTGELFMQSHRPAAFIVGGTLNWLSNFAVGFVFPFLQKSAGAFSYLVFCGVCVFVAVYVYFVIPETKNKTFLEINEMFSSRKSLCKPAIPVDDVKLRKLNGYGALENSSLESSMA, from the exons CACATTAAAGCATTTTACAATGCCACCTGGATCCAGAGATATGGAGAGTCACTTGAATCAAGTCCATTAACCATCTTATACGCCTTGACGGTGTCTGTATTTGCGCTCGGGGGAATGCTGGGGTCTCTGCTGGTTGGTGTTCTGGTCTCCAGATTTGGACG aaAAGGAACGATAATAAAAAGCTCCCCGCTGGTTTTCATAGCTGGTACTTTGATGGGATCCAGTCGTATATTAGGGTCCCCTGAAATGGTAATTATTGGACGGTTTATCACCGGTATTCACTCAG GTATATCCCTCAGTGTGGTGCCTATGTATTTGGGAGAAATTTCTCCAAAGAATTTACGAGGCTTCTTAGGCTTAATGCCAAGTATTTTCATTTGCCTTGGAGTGTTTACCGCCCAGGTGCTTGGCCTTCCGGAGCTACTGGGTCAG GATGAGTCCTGGCCTCTGTTTCTTTCCCTGGTTGTGATTCCCACTTTTATTCAAGTCTCTATGTTACCTTTTTTCCCGGAAAGTCCTCGCTACTTGCTTATCGACAAGAGCAATGTTCATGCTACAATAGCTg CTCTTCGTTGTTTCCGTGGAGAGTTTGATGTCCAAGATGTTATTGAGGAAATGCATGAAGAGCAGCATTCTCTAACCTCTGTGGAGACGGTTTCTGTGTGTGAGCTCCTCCTGGACCGCACCTTGTTCTGGCAGACTTTATCCGTTATTGTGATAAATATGGGTATGCAGCTGTCGGGAATTGACGCA ATTTGGTTCTATACTAACTCCATATTTGAGAATGCTGGCGTCCCTTTGGCGGAGATACCATACACAACTGTGGGTACAGGCGCTATTGAGATCATTGCAGGTTTGGTTGGG TGTTTCACAGTGGAGAAGTTGGGAAGACGGCCTCTTATCATTGGTGGATTCAGTTTTATGGGGTTCTGTTGTGCTGGAATTACTGTAGCACTTGTATTTCAG GCACGGATCGCCTGGATGCGCTATGCTAGTGTGATTTTTGTGATTGGAATCATTGCTGGTTTCTGTATAGGACCTG CTGGCCTTCCATTTATAATGACGGGAGAGCTTTTCATGCAGTCTCATCGTCCCGCTGCTTTTATTGTAGGAGGAACGCTCAATTGGCTATCAAACTTTGCAGTTGGCTTTGTGTTCCCTTTTCTGCAG aaatcagcaGGAGCCTTTTCTTACTTGGTATTTTGTGGCGTTTGCGTATTTGTGGCGGTCTATGTTTACTTTGTCATTCCGGAGACGAAGAATAAAACCTTTTTGGAAATCAATGAAATGTTTTCCTCAAGAAAATCCTTGTGTAAACCTGCAATACCTGTAGATGATGTGAAACTCCGGAAACTTAATGGCTACGGAGCATTAGAGAACAGTTCATTGGAATCTTCCATGGCATGA
- the LOC138798529 gene encoding solute carrier family 2, facilitated glucose transporter member 9-like isoform X1 — protein sequence MDNHKKAFSAKHIAGHLTFPLLAVSLLSSFGSSMLYGYNLAVVNSPSEHIKAFYNATWIQRYGESLESSPLTILYALTVSVFALGGMLGSLLVGVLVSRFGRKGTIIKSSPLVFIAGTLMGSSRILGSPEMVIIGRFITGIHSGISLSVVPMYLGEISPKNLRGFLGLMPSIFICLGVFTAQVLGLPELLGQDESWPLFLSLVVIPTFIQVSMLPFFPESPRYLLIDKSNVHATIAALRCFRGEFDVQDVIEEMHEEQHSLTSVETVSVCELLLDRTLFWQTLSVIVINMGMQLSGIDAIWFYTNSIFENAGVPLAEIPYTTVGTGAIEIIAGLVGCFTVEKLGRRPLIIGGFSFMGFCCAGITVALVFQARIAWMRYASVIFVIGIIAGFCIGPAGLPFIMTGELFMQSHRPAAFIVGGTLNWLSNFAVGFVFPFLQKSAGAFSYLVFCGVCVFVAVYVYFVIPETKNKTFLEINEMFSSRKSLCKPAIPVDDVKLRKLNGYGALENSSLESSMA from the exons CACATTAAAGCATTTTACAATGCCACCTGGATCCAGAGATATGGAGAGTCACTTGAATCAAGTCCATTAACCATCTTATACGCCTTGACGGTGTCTGTATTTGCGCTCGGGGGAATGCTGGGGTCTCTGCTGGTTGGTGTTCTGGTCTCCAGATTTGGACG aaAAGGAACGATAATAAAAAGCTCCCCGCTGGTTTTCATAGCTGGTACTTTGATGGGATCCAGTCGTATATTAGGGTCCCCTGAAATGGTAATTATTGGACGGTTTATCACCGGTATTCACTCAG GTATATCCCTCAGTGTGGTGCCTATGTATTTGGGAGAAATTTCTCCAAAGAATTTACGAGGCTTCTTAGGCTTAATGCCAAGTATTTTCATTTGCCTTGGAGTGTTTACCGCCCAGGTGCTTGGCCTTCCGGAGCTACTGGGTCAG GATGAGTCCTGGCCTCTGTTTCTTTCCCTGGTTGTGATTCCCACTTTTATTCAAGTCTCTATGTTACCTTTTTTCCCGGAAAGTCCTCGCTACTTGCTTATCGACAAGAGCAATGTTCATGCTACAATAGCTg CTCTTCGTTGTTTCCGTGGAGAGTTTGATGTCCAAGATGTTATTGAGGAAATGCATGAAGAGCAGCATTCTCTAACCTCTGTGGAGACGGTTTCTGTGTGTGAGCTCCTCCTGGACCGCACCTTGTTCTGGCAGACTTTATCCGTTATTGTGATAAATATGGGTATGCAGCTGTCGGGAATTGACGCA ATTTGGTTCTATACTAACTCCATATTTGAGAATGCTGGCGTCCCTTTGGCGGAGATACCATACACAACTGTGGGTACAGGCGCTATTGAGATCATTGCAGGTTTGGTTGGG TGTTTCACAGTGGAGAAGTTGGGAAGACGGCCTCTTATCATTGGTGGATTCAGTTTTATGGGGTTCTGTTGTGCTGGAATTACTGTAGCACTTGTATTTCAG GCACGGATCGCCTGGATGCGCTATGCTAGTGTGATTTTTGTGATTGGAATCATTGCTGGTTTCTGTATAGGACCTG CTGGCCTTCCATTTATAATGACGGGAGAGCTTTTCATGCAGTCTCATCGTCCCGCTGCTTTTATTGTAGGAGGAACGCTCAATTGGCTATCAAACTTTGCAGTTGGCTTTGTGTTCCCTTTTCTGCAG aaatcagcaGGAGCCTTTTCTTACTTGGTATTTTGTGGCGTTTGCGTATTTGTGGCGGTCTATGTTTACTTTGTCATTCCGGAGACGAAGAATAAAACCTTTTTGGAAATCAATGAAATGTTTTCCTCAAGAAAATCCTTGTGTAAACCTGCAATACCTGTAGATGATGTGAAACTCCGGAAACTTAATGGCTACGGAGCATTAGAGAACAGTTCATTGGAATCTTCCATGGCATGA